Below is a genomic region from Raphanus sativus cultivar WK10039 chromosome 4, ASM80110v3, whole genome shotgun sequence.
AATTAGCAGCCAACAGCAACAAACACTGCACAACCTTAAAGACGGCTACGGCCCCGTGAAGCTGGCGGTTTGAAACTCGCAATCCCGGTAACTTCCCTCCCCGTCACTAAGGTGTTTATGTCGTACGTCCCTTCGTATGTAAAAATGGGTTCAAGGTCACCGAAAGCCTGCAATTAAGTTACACgtttatatcaatttatttgttattagcCAACCGAGTCAGATATGAAGATTAGCTCTCTCACCTTTGCCACCAGAAAATCCCCTAAAACTCCGTTCCCACCGAGTAATTCCCGACCTAGCGAAGCAGTTTCCCTTGCCTTGGATGTAATCCATGCCTAGTTAAACCACATCATTGGTTATACAAATGAAGATATCATACTGAGCTATGTTTGATTCATCCATTTTCTCGTGCTCAGTGGATACATCAACATAAAGCGAAGATGAACTTGAATGGTTTGAAAGCAACAGAAAAGATACCTTTCCTAAACTGGCTTGACCTGGAGTCATCTGACCCGTCTCATATAGCTTGCAGAGGCGCCAACCCATCATAAACATCGCTTGAACATTGCCCAGCATCTTCACAAGCTTCTGTTGGTTTATCTGGAAAGCAGCCAACGGTGCTCCAAACTGTTTCCTCTCCTTTAGATACCTTGAAACAAATCACATTCCTTTATAGCTAACGAAATGAATGCTTCACTCCTGAGATCTGACTGAAATACCTGTGACACATATCGTAGACTCCCATTGATATACCAATTGGTTGCCAGGCCACCATTACACGTGAGACAGCCAGGACCTATTCAAAGTATAGTACAGAAAAGCAGTTAAATAGCACCAAGAAATGACAAAAATGCATTTCTGGATCATGTGGAGTTATCAGTTAGCACAACAGTACCTTGCTTGTGTCCTGAAATGAATTTACCCCAGGTAACCGCTCCTCATCCGGAACAAAGACATTCTGTAGTAGAATGTCTCCATTCTGAACAATACGTAAACCTATTTTATTCGGGATCTTAGTAACCGTTAGGCCAGGCGCATCTTTCTGGACTAAGAATCTGTAAGACGGTAGGTGTATCATTTTATAATGCAGTAAATAATATCTATCCGAATGAGTATATTAACACATCAGTCCAGTATGCTATTGATTAAGGTCCATAATAAATTTAATCTTCAGTACATCCAATCACAGAGCAACCTAGTTCAGCATATTAAAAACTGGATTTTCACATCTATCATAAGTTGAAATCAAGAGCCACTTCAGATTCGAAACGACCTCTACACCTAAGATCTAAGAAACCCTAGACCTAACATACCCGTTGACTTGGTTTGTTGTCGTATTCCTAGCAAGGATGACCAAAAGATCTGCAAAGGTGCTGTTTCCAATCCAACGCTTTTGTCCCTCAAGTACCCAACCTCCTTCAACCTTCGACAATTGAAACAAGTCAAAACAATGAAACGTTCTCTCGTACAAGCAACTGAGTAAAAGGGCACAAGAAGGTTAAACCTTTGTGGCAGTTGTTTTTAGAGCACTTGCATCGCTTCCATTGTCAGGTTCTGTCAAGGCCTTTATACAAGTCCAATATATGTAATGGTATCAACATCAGGTTTACATAACATAAAAAGGTTATTCACGGGATGCAAAATCGTCTGAAGTCAAATAAGATCCACGTACTCACCCAACAAGTCACAGTTTTCATCTGAGCCAAATCAGGCAAATATTTCTGCTTTTGTGCTTCTGATCCACAAAGTGCTGTTcttgacaacaacaaaaaaaaaacataagaaaatatgCTTATGCAAATCATAGTATGCTTTGCGgtttatcagaaaaaaaaaaaaaactgagcaCTTTTAAGCTAAGAAAGAAATATTAGGAGCTCTTACCAATAGTGAGCATGCCCAAAGAGGTGTGCACCAAATTAAAAGTCCCACAGCTTGCATCAACTCTAGATATTTCTGCAGTTGCAATAGCGTTCGCTGTGATGGAGAGTCCAGGACAGCCATAACCCTGACAAGTCAgaccaaatttaaaaaaaaaaacaataataataaaaaaaaatcccagAAACAAAGCACTGGAAATTACCTTGATGGAGCCACCAGCAACACCCAAAGCTCCAAACTTTGGAATGATATGGAAAGGAAACTCTGCCTTCTCCCAGTACTgatgaataaaaatcaaaataagaaCAATTATGCGACACAAAACATCCTGAACATGAAGATGTCAATCTCCATCACATTAACCTCAGTCATAATGGGAGCAACTTCTTTCTCCATGAACTCTCTAACCCTCTTCCGAACAGCCTGTTCCTCCGGAGTCAATAGATCATCAAAATGATAATAGTCTGAAGCTGTATCAAGTATAGAATAATAAAAACAGTTTGAGGCCACAACGAATGATCCAAAAAATGTATTAATTTCTCCACAAGAGATCCTCTTACTGCACGGTGGGAACTTGGAGGCTGGTGTTGCTTGAGGAAACGCTACAGATATTTCCATAGACGGCAAATCAAAATACGAACTCTTCACCTTCTTCTCACCATTATCTGCAACACACAAATCCAAAACCTCATTCACTTACTCGTTCTTGTTTCCTATATAGACTGACATGCATCATCCATCTACAAACGAAAACATCCTACGAATTTGAAATCGCAAACTTCGCCAATCTCTCTATACACAATCTCATTTGACGGAACCAACGACGTTACTTGTTCGATCGGTAATCGACGAAGAAAAGTTATGTCAATTTTTGGAGATCACAGAAGACTAGGCATGCAAATAACgatgagaagaaaaagaaggaagacGAACCTCGATCTGCAGATGAGAGCACAGTCATGGCGATGATCGTGATGGAAAGCTTCTTTGGCTTCGTGATAGGAACGAAAACCGATATAATTGGATTTAATGAAATGAAATAATCAGGAGTCCTGATtcaagacccgacccgacccgctTGTGTGGAtctttatttagaatttattttcAGGTAAgctattcaaaatattttttatataaatgctTTCcgagaaaatgtatttttattattatatataagttattgaCTAATCACGGTTtgtattcaaaactaaaaatacgtttttaagatttatatctatactattatttatgaagtgatttggCTTATGTGTCAGCTTCTCCATagttttagctaattttgcttatttgtcatatttttattaagtttaagctaaattatcattaatgtattatttgttttgagctgagtcactaaatcattaatttaaaataatagccttgatgaatattctatataaataaaaacgaattttattttattttattaatttatataaatttatatgttatatcagcttttcttatttgtcatatttttattaggttttagacttttaaataggttattaatttattattagtttctaactattcactaatttattttaatgatataaagtttatatgttatatgatatattaaataattgattacaaaataatattttagaattatcaaaaaagataattcttctatatatattatttttttgtgcctatctgaaaataatatttttattataaaagttaaaaaaaaattaagatacaaaataatttattattaaatattagtcaaccaaaaaatataaatatattttttaaactatctctaagatatgaatgttttaaaaaacttaacacaataataagtatatattttgattaaaagtatttgacatatataaatattttgatgtttgatttaactatttaaaacataaataataatttattatgctgattttagattaataagacataaactaataagtatttataagaaatttatgcccccacatgcgggcaaaacacctagataattttgcttacttgtcatgttctccatgattttagctaattttgcttatttgtcatatttttaagctaaattatcattgatgtattagtgaataataatttattcactaatttatttataattattattgtgttaagtttttaaaacactcatatcttagagatagtttagaaaatatatttatattttttggttgactaatatttaataataaattgttttgtatcttaattttttcttaacttttataataaaaatattgttttcagataggcacaaaaaaaatatatagaagaattatcttttttagataattctaaaatattatttgtaatcagttatttaatatagcatataacatataaactttatattattaaaataaattagtgaatagttagaaactaataataaattaataacctatctaaaagtctaaaacctaataaaaatatgacaaataaggaaagctaatataacatataaatttaatattaataaaataaaattcgtttttatttagaatattcatcaagactattattttaaattagtgatttaatgactcagctcaaaacaaataatacatcaatgataatttagcttaaacttaataaaaatatgacaaataagcaaaattagctaaaatcatggagaacatgacaagtaagcaaaattacttcataaataatagtatagattttgatattttgattaaaattatttgacatatataaatattttgatgtttgatttaactatttaaaaaacaaataataatttattatgctggttttagattaataaaacataaactaataagtatttataaaaaaattatgcccgcatgtgcgggcaaaacacctagttttataaatattttataagaataaAACCAGATCCAgatttttttagataaaatcaCTTTTTGGGGAGGGGGTGAGTTAAGATTATATACCTTTTTCtcatagttttgttttattttcttgagcAGATACAAAATAAAGATGGGAGAATTGATGGGAATAAAATTATGAGAATGATAAGGAACGGTTATTCCATATCAAATTTAGTGAGgaataaatttgttctttaattctctacaataaaaggaatgagaGCCGGGTCAGCTTTAGTCTAGTGGCTAAGTTGTATCCAAGGCACCGGGGTTCGACTCCACATTCAGGGGTTTCTGGGTGTGAGATTTCCCCaagtggcaaaaaaaaaaaaggaatgagaaggaaTGAAAATGAATGCAAAGGAATGACTATTTctaatgaatggtaaaatttgttAGAAACATTAAGGAATGTattattcctcttcattcattggtcaccagttagaccctaCGTTTAGAAAAGtcagttttttaaaaaacgGGCTTCAGATATATTTGCGGTTTTTGTTTGTTGCTAAAGTAAAAATGTAGACGTTACGTACGGGCCCCATCTACTTATTCTGAACAATGATTTTGAACAATAAGGCGAAGGGCAGTGTTATTAAAACTGGACCGGCGAAcgaaccaaaaatattttaggtcacGGGTCAATGTGGTTTGACCTGGTTCGATTGGAATCGACCGGATTTGATGTACTAAACTgaatttaataatgttttgtatataatatgcatatgttaacaaattaatttagaaaatagcaaactgaaatgtaataaaagtaataaaacaatttaatagttcaaatctaaatcaatagaaaaaaacacatttaaagtttatttctggatttttatcaatataaatctttatctttttttaaaacaattatatacaCATTGTGGCGGTTGTTGATTTTCTATGTTTGAATTTGATGGAAGTGGAATTTCTTAATCATTTTCTTCCATTGCTTAATACACTGCAAATTTTTTGTAGAGAACATCAAAGACACAACCCTAAgttttcaattattaattttactcAGAAAGATAATACtttgagaaatataaaatacCTTGTGAAAAATCACAgaacttaaagaaaaaagatgTCAAATACAGAAATACCTTCAGTTTTAGTTTGTTAcaaactctattttttattttgaaaaaaaacaaattattttattaacaaaatttttgttttctatacgAACCAGGATTTAACTGGTTCGTTGGGTCACCGGTTCCCGAGTTTTTAACGGTTCAATATGGGTTTTTAGTCGGTTTAACTTTGATTGGGTTTTGGCATTAATCCAATCCGGCTTGGTATCCGGTTCACGGTTGAACCCGGTCCGACCGCCGGTTCGACCGCCGGTTCGGTCCGGGTTTAAAAACACTGGCGAAGGGTAACGAGATGTTTAGAATTTTTAGCTACGAATGGTCCACAAATTGTGTCGTTAACCTTTTATCAACGACAGCAGCGAATATACATTGTTGCTATTCGTTTGTCGTATTATCGCATGAGATGACTATTACTATGGGAGCTTTGAAAATTAGTTTGTAAGAAGAGAATAAAAAAGATTACAAATAGTTAGTTTCATCACTTTGTCATTGAACGGTTCCACATCAGTTTATTATCGCACCTTTTTCTGATTTTTCAATACGAAAATTATTTATGTTGTAGTTTTTATGTAACTTTTTAGACTACGGCATGGAAACTCTAATGTTTCATAGACAACGAGAACTTTGGCGATCATGCACTGACAAAGCAAAATGATAATACAGCAATAATAGAGGAACCATTCCTCCATCCTAGACAAAAACCCTTTTGCAATTCTGATCTCCTCTCCCAAAAAAACCCTTAAATTTTCCACTGCCTCTGATCAGAACCACCCACCTATAGAACCTGACCCTCCATCCTCCTCTTCTAATCCTTTTGCTACTCCTCGTGTAGGTCCTCTCCTTCTCCAAGGAGTGCCTCATGAACTTTCTCTGTGAGTACTAAACTCTTTTTTTGGAACGCACGGGGGCTTAATGAACCGAGTAAACACAACCCGCTTAGCCAGTGGCTTCTATATCATAAGCCTATTTTTGGAGCTCTTTTGGAGACGCACATAAAGGAACCTCAACTGAATTATGTAATGACGAAAGCCTGCCATGGATGGAACTACACCAGTAACCATTCAGCTGATCCCGACGGAAGGATAATACTTATTTGGAAACCCCTGTGGCTGTGAAGATTCTAACCTGCTCAAGACAAGCGATAACGTGTGAGATCACTCTTGCACACTCCCACAGGATTTACTTCACCGCTGTATATGCTGCCAACACCCACGATGAGAGGCAAGACCTATGGGTTGAACTGATCAACACCCAGCAGACTCTTGAACTCTACTCTGCACCGTGGCTTATTGGAGGGGATTTCAACCAAATTATCCACCCAGCTGCACACTCTTCTCAATCAGTGAACTGCCTTACAGCCCCTATGATTTCGTTCAAGGATGTTCTAAACCAGTTGGAAGCGTTTGATCTACGCTACTCTGGTCCACTCCACACATGGACAAACAAGTGCCCCACCAACCCCATTGCAGAAAAACTTGACAGGCTTCTTGCTAATCATGAATGGATCACCCATTACTCTAACAGCTTAGCCTCCTTTCTTCCCCCCTGAGTTCTCTGACCACTCTCCCTGCTTAGTAGACCTATTAGTCCCTTTACCAATAGCCGGAACCCGACCCTTTAAGTTCTACAACTATCTTACCAAGCACCACCTTTTCTCCCAAACCGTTGTGGAAGCGTGGAATCAGGCCGGTGGCTTTGCGTTGAATCTCTCGAGCCTCTCCTACAAACTTAGAAAAATAAAGGGAgcattaaaatttttaaatcgtTCAAATTTTTCTGGAATACAAGAGAGAGTGAGAGCTACTAACTGTTTGCTTCAAGCTGTGCAGGTACAAGCTCTAACCAATCCTACAACTGATATCTTCCGGGAAGAAAAAGAGCTATACGATCAGTGGTGCTTCCTGCGTTCTGTAGAGGAGTCATATTCCAAGCAAAAATCTCGTGTCAACTGGCTCAAAGAGGGGGATCTTAATACGGCTTACTTTCACAGACTAGTTCAAGTGCGTGCCTCGTTCAACTCCATTCTCTCCTTCCTGCTGCCTTCTGGTGTTGTCCTTACAGACCCGATAGCAATGGGACAGCATGCTGTCAGCTACTTTCAGTCTATCCTAGCACCACTCAATTTGCCTGTCTCAGTGTGTACCTCGGTCTGGTTCCAGAGTGTTCTACAATATCATTGTCCTGTCCAACTGATGCAAACAATGTTAAGAATCCCTGACCAGGAAGAAATTTGCAGAGTGATCATGAAACTAAACAGCAACGAATCACTTGGCCCTGATGGGTTCTCTTCTGGCTTCTTTAAAGCGACATGGAGCATCCTGGGACCGGAGGTTATAACAGCAATCCTCAACTTCTTTGCTACCGCCTTCATGCATGCAACAACAAATGCAACGATACTGACATTAGTACCAAAGCGACCAGGAGCATCTGCAGTCAGTGACTTTTGGCCCATATCTTGTTGCAACACAATCTACAAGGCCATATCTAAGATGCTAGTACATAGAATGAAGCCGATGCTAACTGACCTTATCCTCCCCAATCAAACAGCTTTTGTCCAAGGACGATTGCTTGTTGAAAACACAGTCTTAGCAGCGGAAGTTGTGAATGGCTATCATCGGAATAAAGGAGCTAAATGGATTGCAATAAAGGTGGATATAGCCAAGGCCTTTGACACCATCAGTTGGGACTTCATTTTCACTTGTCTGTACAGCATCGGCCTCCCTTCTCTCGACATAAGATGGCTGCAAGCATGTGTGTGTAC
It encodes:
- the LOC108849033 gene encoding acyl-coenzyme A oxidase 4, peroxisomal, producing MTVLSSADRDNGEKKVKSSYFDLPSMEISVAFPQATPASKFPPCTSDYYHFDDLLTPEEQAVRKRVREFMEKEVAPIMTEYWEKAEFPFHIIPKFGALGVAGGSIKGYGCPGLSITANAIATAEISRVDASCGTFNLVHTSLGMLTIALCGSEAQKQKYLPDLAQMKTVTCWALTEPDNGSDASALKTTATKVEGGWVLEGQKRWIGNSTFADLLVILARNTTTNQVNGFLVQKDAPGLTVTKIPNKIGLRIVQNGDILLQNVFVPDEERLPGVNSFQDTSKVLAVSRVMVAWQPIGISMGVYDMCHRYLKERKQFGAPLAAFQINQQKLVKMLGNVQAMFMMGWRLCKLYETGQMTPGQASLGKAWITSKARETASLGRELLGGNGVLGDFLVAKAFGDLEPIFTYEGTYDINTLVTGREVTGIASFKPPASRGRSRL